The Fretibacterium sp. OH1220_COT-178 nucleotide sequence GAATTGTAGAACGGCTGAACAACCGTCCAAGAAAGTGTCTCGGCTTTCGTACCCCGAATGAGGCCTTTTTCAATTTGCCTGTCGCTTTTAGATTGACAATCTAGCGATCATGATGAAAAAGATGCTACAAAGCGCTGTCTTGCTGTTAAAATCGAGACCATACACACCAACGGTCCCCGTATGGGGACGGTGATTGTTGATGCCTGGGCCGCGTGGGCGGCGGTCAGAGGCGGACTGTACGCGCTGAGGTCGGGGAGAGAAGTCCATGCTTTGGCTATGGATATCGAGGAGGGGCAGCTGATCTTTCCGGCACCGAACCACAGGCGAATCCTCGTCCCGATCGCTGCAGCCCGAGAGGTGGCCCTCGGAGCGGGACTGAAGGGTTCGGACGATTTCCTCACGGGGATATACTGGCGGCTGCGGCTGCTTTCCGGAGATGAGGATGTGTGGCAGGCCGAGCCCCTGGAGATCCTTATTTGAAGAAGACCCTTTTTTGAAATGGGAACTTTTCCCAAAAACAATCTGCTGAGAGGGTGGGGAAATCTTGATCTCTTCTCTTGTCCTGTGCGAGGCTCTGTCGGACGGTCACCTTCCTGTCTCGAACGGTTACCTGCTTTTTTCCGCTTTGACGCGGCGGCCTCGGAGAGGGGCGTCCCGGAGTGTCTGCATGGCGTGTCCGGGTTCAACGGCGCGGCTTTGAGCGCGCTCACGCCGGAGTCCTTCTGGCGTACGCTGCATTACTCCTGGGGGAAAGGGGTCCTTCAACTTAAAAAGGGCGAAAAGCTGGCCTTTCGCGTTTCCTTCCTGGAGGATGCGCTTCTGGATTCCTTTGCGCAGGCTGTGGCGGGCTCTTCGCTCACCCTCGGCGGGGCGCCCATCGGGGTCCGACACGTCTCGCGCCCCGGAGAGAATGCGATGAGCCGACGGGTGAACGAAGAAGAGCTTCGGGAGAGTCCCCCCTGTAATGGGGCTGACGTCGTGTTTCTCTCTCCTTCCGGTTTCAAGAGCGGTTCGGTTCAGAACATCCTTCCCGAGCCGATTTTTTGGTTCAGGAGCCTGGCGGCCCGGTGGAAAGCGGCCTATGGGGAGAGCCTGATTGAAGACACGTTGGAAAACACGTTTGTCGCGGATTACTCCCTGCGAAGTGCGGCGGTCCTGCTGAAGGAGAGCCTCGTCTTTCGGGGCTGTGTGGGACGGATCCGTTATGTCTGGAAAAACGAAAGAACGGCGGTCAGAAAGGCGCTTGCCTGCCTGACCGCTTTCGCTTTTTTCTGCGGCGTCGGTTACAAGACGACCCAGGGAATGGGGCAGGTGTTGGTGGAGTTTTGAGGCGATCGGTATTTTTTATGGAAAGGATGGTGCGGTATGGGGCGGAGTGTTCCGGAGACGGTGTGCATTGACGGGATTGAAAGTACCGGGCCAGGCGGCTCCCCGGAAGAACGGGTCTATGAAATCGAGCTGATCACCCCGATGTACGGCGGCGGGGTTGTGGCGGGGGTTGTCGATGAGGAGATGCCGGTGAGGGCGACCTCTATTCGCGGACATCTGCGATTTTGGTGGCGTTTGCTCTATGGGCTGAAACTGTCCTTAAACGATATGAGAAAGGAGGAAGCCGCAATTTTCGGAAGCACTCAATCAGCCAGCAAGGTAGCGCTCAGGGTCAGGCTGCCTGATACCCGCTTGAGCTTAAAAGCTATGGCTTCTATTTCAGAAGAAGGCGGAAAGAAAAAGATTGTTTTTGAAACGGGGAAAAACAAGCTACAGTACGCGATTTTTCCTTTTCAGGGGAAAATCGGAAAAAAAGGAGAACCGGACGTCGCTCCATCTTTGGCTCTCGTAAACGCGGGATTCAAACTTTTGCTGTCCTTTTCTCCGAAACTTCCAGATGCTCAGAGGGAACAGGTTTTGAATTCCCTCCATGGATGGATTAATTTCGGTGGACTGGGGGCTCGGGCACGGCGTGGGTGCGGAGCGCTTTATTCTAAAGACTGCGCGATGGAAAGCACGGAAAATATTTCCAGCCTTTTAACAGGAGCTCCAGGTATTGAAACTGTTCTGATGGGGAATGTGAAGGATGATGCGGAAAGTGCCTGGTGCGAGATGGTTGGCCTCATAAAGCAGTTCCGTCAGGGGGCGGGGATAGGGCGAAACGAAGGACA carries:
- the cas6 gene encoding CRISPR system precrRNA processing endoribonuclease RAMP protein Cas6, giving the protein MSGFNGAALSALTPESFWRTLHYSWGKGVLQLKKGEKLAFRVSFLEDALLDSFAQAVAGSSLTLGGAPIGVRHVSRPGENAMSRRVNEEELRESPPCNGADVVFLSPSGFKSGSVQNILPEPIFWFRSLAARWKAAYGESLIEDTLENTFVADYSLRSAAVLLKESLVFRGCVGRIRYVWKNERTAVRKALACLTAFAFFCGVGYKTTQGMGQVLVEF
- the cmr1 gene encoding type III-B CRISPR module RAMP protein Cmr1 — encoded protein: MGRSVPETVCIDGIESTGPGGSPEERVYEIELITPMYGGGVVAGVVDEEMPVRATSIRGHLRFWWRLLYGLKLSLNDMRKEEAAIFGSTQSASKVALRVRLPDTRLSLKAMASISEEGGKKKIVFETGKNKLQYAIFPFQGKIGKKGEPDVAPSLALVNAGFKLLLSFSPKLPDAQREQVLNSLHGWINFGGLGARARRGCGALYSKDCAMESTENISSLLTGAPGIETVLMGNVKDDAESAWCEMVGLIKQFRQGAGIGRNEGQSKEKTKTPGRSRWPEPDTIRGKVEAHLERHAPTMQVEGFPRARFGMPIIFHFKDSDFGGKSKPGMDPIDTCLQPESSSRMASPVLLSPVKLKNGKVVPMIIFLKTGPLCSLLLERSDTKDTYPISSDQIINPKFSTYNNSPMKGRSNNGDALEAFRAYLKERDYRR